Proteins from one Streptomyces sp. NBC_00390 genomic window:
- the cobN gene encoding cobaltochelatase subunit CobN: MILLLSTSDTDLLSARAAGGPVPYRFANPARLTTEELPALLEGADLVVVRLLGGLRAWQDRIDVLLAQDRPVVVLTGEQAPDAQLMEASTVPIGIAAEAHAYLAHGGPANLEQLARFLSDTVLLTGHGFEPPAAAPTWGRLQRTPRSENTGPLIAVLYYRAHHMSGNTAFVDALCGAVEDAGGRALPLYVASLRAPEPELLEQLRSADALVTTVLAAGGTRPADASAGGDDESWDAGALASLDVPILQALCLTGSRSVWAENDEGLSPLDAASQVAVPEFDGRLITVPFSFKEIDEDGLPAYVADPERAARVAGIAVRHARLRHIPNREKRLALVLSAYPTKHSRIGNAVGLDTPASAVALLRRLREEGYDFGTDEVPGLASGDGDELIHALIEAGGHDQDWLTDEQLARNPVRIPAADYKRWYADLPAELREAVEEHWGPAPGEMFLDRSRNPEGDIVLAALRRGNLLILIQPPRGFGENPIAIYHDPDLPPSHHYLAAYRWIAAAATDGGFGADAMIHLGKHGNLEWLPGKNAGLSAACAPDAALGDLPLIYPFLVNDPGEGTQAKRRVHATLVDHLVPPMARAESYGDIARLEQLLDEYAQISSMDPAKLPAIRAQIWTLIQAAKLDHDLGLDDRPDDDGFDDFLLHVDGWLCEVKDAQIRDGLHVLGGAPTGPERVNLVLSILRARQIWGGTQSLLGLREALGLDESAATRVAADTVEEQARALVEAMEAADWDPAAVPAEDGDQVAAILRFAALEVVPRLSRTTDEITHAVHALNGGFVPAGPSGSPLRGLVNVLPTGRNFYSVDPKAVPSRLAWETGQALADSLLARYRTDNGEWPTSVGLSLWGTSAMRTAGDDVAEALALLGIRPVWDDASRRVTGLEPVPLDELGRPRVDVTLRISGFFRDAFPHTIGLLDDAVRLAASLDEPSDANYVRAHTQADLAAHGDERRATTRIFGSRPGTYGAGILQLIDSRDWRTDADLAEVYTVWGGYAYGRELDGRPAREEMETAYKRIAVAAKNTDTREHDIADSDDYFQYHGGMVATVRALRGTAPEAYIGDSTRPETVRTRTLVEETSRVFRARVVNPRWIEAMRRHGYKGAFELAATVDYLFGYDATTGVVADWMYDKLTEAYVLDPVNRAFLQEANPWALHGIAERLLEAQSRGMWEKPDPAVLEALRQVFLETEGDLEDDDA, from the coding sequence ATGATTCTGCTTCTGTCGACGTCCGACACCGACCTGCTCAGCGCACGTGCCGCGGGCGGCCCGGTCCCCTACCGGTTCGCGAACCCGGCGCGCCTCACGACCGAAGAACTGCCCGCCCTGCTGGAGGGCGCCGACCTCGTCGTCGTCCGCCTCCTCGGCGGACTGCGCGCCTGGCAGGACCGCATCGACGTGCTGCTCGCCCAGGACCGCCCGGTGGTCGTCCTCACCGGTGAACAGGCCCCCGACGCCCAGCTGATGGAGGCCTCCACGGTCCCCATCGGCATCGCGGCCGAGGCCCACGCCTATCTCGCCCACGGCGGCCCCGCGAACCTGGAGCAGCTGGCCCGCTTCCTGTCCGACACCGTGCTGCTCACCGGCCACGGCTTCGAACCGCCGGCCGCCGCGCCCACCTGGGGCCGGCTGCAGCGCACCCCGCGCAGCGAGAACACCGGCCCGCTGATCGCGGTGCTCTACTACCGGGCCCACCACATGAGCGGCAACACCGCCTTCGTGGACGCCCTGTGCGGCGCCGTCGAGGACGCCGGCGGTCGCGCCCTGCCGCTGTACGTGGCTTCCCTGCGCGCCCCCGAGCCCGAGCTGCTGGAGCAACTGCGGTCCGCCGACGCCCTGGTGACCACCGTGCTCGCGGCGGGCGGCACCCGTCCTGCCGACGCCTCCGCGGGCGGCGACGACGAGTCGTGGGACGCGGGCGCGCTGGCCTCCCTCGACGTACCGATCCTGCAGGCGCTGTGTCTGACCGGCTCGCGTTCGGTGTGGGCCGAGAACGACGAGGGCCTCTCCCCGCTGGACGCCGCGAGCCAGGTCGCCGTCCCCGAGTTCGACGGCCGTCTGATCACGGTGCCGTTCTCCTTCAAGGAGATCGACGAGGACGGGCTGCCCGCCTACGTGGCCGACCCCGAGCGGGCCGCCCGGGTCGCCGGAATCGCCGTACGCCACGCCCGGCTCCGCCACATCCCGAACCGCGAGAAGCGTCTCGCGCTCGTGCTGTCGGCGTACCCGACCAAGCACTCCCGTATCGGCAACGCGGTCGGTCTGGACACCCCCGCCTCCGCCGTGGCCCTGCTGCGCCGGCTGCGCGAGGAAGGCTACGACTTCGGCACCGATGAGGTGCCCGGCCTCGCGTCCGGTGACGGCGACGAGCTGATCCACGCGCTGATCGAGGCGGGCGGCCACGACCAGGACTGGCTCACCGACGAGCAGTTGGCGCGCAATCCGGTCCGCATCCCGGCGGCCGACTACAAGCGCTGGTACGCCGATCTGCCCGCCGAGCTGCGGGAGGCGGTCGAGGAGCACTGGGGTCCGGCGCCGGGCGAGATGTTCCTGGACCGCAGCCGCAACCCGGAGGGCGACATCGTCCTCGCGGCGCTGCGCCGCGGCAATCTGCTGATCCTCATCCAGCCGCCGCGCGGCTTCGGCGAGAACCCGATCGCGATCTACCACGATCCCGATCTGCCGCCCTCGCACCACTACTTGGCCGCCTATCGGTGGATCGCGGCGGCCGCGACGGACGGCGGTTTCGGCGCGGACGCCATGATCCACCTGGGCAAGCACGGCAACCTGGAGTGGCTGCCGGGCAAGAACGCGGGCCTGTCCGCGGCCTGCGCCCCCGACGCCGCGCTCGGCGACCTGCCGCTGATCTACCCCTTCCTGGTCAACGACCCGGGCGAGGGAACCCAGGCCAAGCGCCGGGTGCACGCGACGCTCGTCGACCACCTCGTGCCGCCGATGGCGCGTGCCGAGTCGTACGGCGACATCGCCCGGCTGGAGCAACTGCTGGACGAGTACGCGCAGATCTCGTCCATGGACCCGGCGAAACTGCCCGCGATCCGCGCACAGATCTGGACCCTGATCCAGGCGGCGAAGCTCGACCACGACCTGGGGCTCGACGACCGCCCGGACGACGACGGCTTCGACGACTTCCTGCTGCATGTCGACGGCTGGCTGTGCGAGGTCAAGGACGCGCAGATCCGCGACGGCCTGCATGTGCTGGGCGGCGCCCCGACCGGGCCCGAGCGGGTCAACCTGGTCCTGTCCATCCTGCGCGCCCGCCAGATCTGGGGCGGTACGCAGTCCCTGCTCGGGCTGCGCGAGGCGCTGGGCCTGGACGAGTCGGCGGCGACGCGGGTCGCGGCGGACACGGTCGAGGAACAGGCCCGTGCCCTGGTCGAGGCCATGGAGGCCGCGGACTGGGACCCGGCGGCGGTCCCGGCGGAGGACGGCGACCAGGTCGCCGCGATCCTGCGCTTCGCGGCCCTCGAGGTGGTCCCCCGCCTGTCCCGTACCACCGACGAGATCACCCACGCGGTGCACGCGCTGAACGGCGGTTTCGTCCCGGCCGGCCCGTCCGGGTCCCCGCTGCGCGGCCTGGTCAATGTGCTGCCGACCGGCCGCAACTTCTACTCGGTCGACCCGAAGGCCGTCCCGTCACGGCTTGCCTGGGAGACCGGCCAGGCCCTCGCGGACTCGCTCCTCGCGCGCTACCGCACGGACAACGGCGAGTGGCCGACGTCGGTGGGCCTGTCCCTGTGGGGCACGAGCGCGATGCGCACGGCGGGCGACGACGTCGCCGAGGCGCTGGCGCTGCTTGGCATCCGCCCGGTCTGGGACGACGCCTCGCGCCGGGTGACCGGCCTGGAGCCGGTCCCGCTCGACGAGCTGGGCCGCCCGCGGGTGGATGTGACACTGCGTATCTCGGGCTTCTTCCGGGACGCGTTCCCGCACACGATCGGGCTGCTGGACGACGCGGTGCGCCTGGCGGCCTCGCTCGACGAGCCCTCCGACGCCAACTACGTCCGCGCCCACACCCAGGCCGACCTGGCCGCGCACGGCGACGAACGCCGGGCGACGACCCGTATCTTCGGCTCCCGCCCCGGTACGTACGGCGCGGGCATCCTGCAGCTGATCGACAGCCGCGACTGGCGCACGGACGCGGACCTGGCGGAGGTCTACACGGTCTGGGGCGGCTACGCCTACGGCCGCGAACTGGACGGCAGGCCGGCCCGCGAGGAGATGGAGACGGCGTACAAGCGCATCGCGGTCGCCGCGAAGAACACGGACACGCGCGAGCACGACATCGCTGACTCGGACGACTACTTCCAGTACCACGGCGGCATGGTGGCCACGGTCCGCGCGCTGCGCGGCACGGCCCCCGAGGCGTACATCGGCGACTCGACCCGCCCTGAGACGGTCCGCACGCGCACGCTGGTCGAGGAGACGTCCCGCGTCTTCCGCGCCCGCGTGGTCAACCCGCGCTGGATCGAGGCGATGCGACGCCACGGCTACAAGGGCGCCTTCGAACTCGCCGCGACCGTGGACTATCTGTTCGGCTACGACGCGACGACGGGCGTGGTCGCGGACTGGATGTACGACAAGCTCACCGAGGCGTACGTCCTGGACCCGGTGAACCGCGCCTTCCTCCAGGAGGCCAACCCCTGGGCGCTGCACGGCATCGCGGAGCGCCTGCTGGAGGCTCAGTCGCGAGGGATGTGGGAGAAGCCGGACCCGGCGGTGCTGGAGGCGCTGCGGCAGGTGTTCCTGGAGACGGAGGGCGACTTGGAGGACGACGACGCCTGA
- a CDS encoding nitrite reductase has protein sequence MPSAPSNRPDLGETPIRDRGDACPGALRLHTADDGALARVRIPAGVLSAAQAYTLADAAERLGDGGLDITSRGNLQLRGLNASCGGELAALLDGAGLLPAPRHERIRNVVASPLSGLDEAGHLDVQPLVRQLDLLLCASERAAQLSGRFLFALDDGRGDLTGLGADVMLLAEPDGSHVRVTAGEAGLRVRAEDGARALLLAAEAFLDAVDASGTRAWRVRELPPEHVVEAADLARRAAAAGIAARPVTGGGADPARGGGSGTTAGAGAQHGGTTDAACADGGDRSEAVADGDSRSGACADGDNRSETGAGRGNRSQAVVDGGDPSGACAVGDGDNRSEAGADGGDPSRAGDVPVAAGTALPAARGADPGVAAPVTVPEDSAGPRAPHVTGVGGRASATGPGAPAVPVPGLVRRGRDTVALSVLAPLGRLTVAQWRMLADTADRYGTGELRVTPWRGVVVPGLVSPDADRELRALAGAGLVTGADSPWLGTGACTGRPGCAKSLADVRSDAAAFAAAGAGGLPVYWSGCERRCGHPHGVWVDAVATGDGYDISVRGTRLPERHTVPVSRLADALEAARRIPPDDSHRPTK, from the coding sequence ATGCCATCGGCCCCCTCGAACCGCCCGGACCTGGGTGAAACCCCCATACGGGACCGCGGTGATGCCTGCCCCGGCGCCCTGCGTCTGCACACCGCTGACGACGGTGCGCTGGCGCGGGTACGTATTCCCGCGGGCGTGCTGAGCGCGGCGCAGGCGTACACGCTGGCGGACGCGGCCGAGCGGCTCGGTGACGGCGGGCTGGACATCACCTCCCGGGGCAACCTCCAGCTGCGGGGCCTGAACGCCTCCTGCGGGGGCGAGTTGGCGGCGCTGCTGGACGGGGCGGGCCTGCTGCCGGCGCCCCGCCACGAGCGCATCCGCAATGTGGTCGCGTCCCCGCTGTCCGGGCTGGACGAAGCAGGGCATCTCGATGTGCAGCCGCTGGTACGGCAGCTGGACCTGCTGCTGTGCGCGAGCGAGCGGGCGGCACAGCTGTCGGGCCGTTTCCTGTTCGCGCTCGACGACGGCCGCGGGGACCTCACGGGGCTCGGTGCGGATGTGATGTTGCTCGCAGAGCCGGACGGGTCACACGTCCGTGTGACGGCCGGGGAGGCAGGCCTGCGGGTACGGGCGGAGGACGGCGCCCGCGCGCTGCTGCTCGCCGCCGAGGCATTCCTCGACGCCGTGGACGCGAGCGGCACGCGCGCCTGGCGGGTACGGGAACTGCCGCCGGAGCACGTGGTGGAGGCCGCTGACCTGGCCCGGCGGGCGGCGGCAGCGGGGATCGCGGCCCGGCCCGTGACGGGTGGGGGAGCGGACCCGGCCCGCGGCGGTGGAAGCGGTACGACGGCGGGGGCGGGGGCGCAGCACGGCGGCACGACGGACGCCGCGTGCGCGGACGGCGGTGACCGGTCCGAGGCGGTTGCGGACGGCGACAGCCGGTCCGGAGCGTGCGCGGACGGGGACAACCGGTCCGAGACGGGCGCGGGCCGCGGGAACAGGTCCCAAGCGGTTGTGGACGGTGGTGACCCGTCCGGAGCGTGCGCGGTTGGGGACGGGGACAACCGGTCCGAGGCGGGCGCGGACGGCGGTGACCCGTCCCGAGCGGGTGATGTCCCGGTCGCCGCCGGCACGGCGCTCCCGGCCGCGAGGGGCGCAGATCCCGGCGTCGCGGCACCGGTCACCGTCCCTGAAGACAGCGCCGGCCCGAGGGCGCCCCACGTCACCGGCGTCGGCGGAAGGGCCTCCGCCACCGGTCCCGGCGCCCCGGCCGTGCCCGTGCCCGGCCTCGTGCGCCGCGGCCGCGACACCGTCGCGCTCTCCGTCCTCGCCCCCCTCGGGCGGCTCACCGTCGCACAGTGGCGGATGCTCGCCGACACCGCCGACCGGTACGGCACGGGCGAGTTGCGTGTGACACCGTGGCGCGGCGTCGTCGTCCCCGGACTCGTATCCCCGGACGCCGACCGCGAACTACGGGCCCTCGCCGGCGCCGGGCTCGTCACCGGTGCCGACTCCCCGTGGCTCGGCACCGGCGCCTGCACGGGACGGCCGGGCTGTGCCAAGTCCCTCGCCGACGTACGCTCCGACGCCGCCGCCTTCGCCGCCGCCGGGGCGGGCGGGCTGCCCGTGTACTGGTCCGGCTGCGAACGGCGCTGCGGCCACCCCCACGGCGTCTGGGTGGACGCGGTGGCCACCGGCGACGGCTACGACATCTCCGTACGAGGAACCCGGTTGCCCGAGCGGCACACGGTCCCCGTCTCCCGACTCGCCGACGCCCTCGAGGCGGCGCGGCGCATCCCACCCGACGACTCCCACCGACCCACCAAGTGA
- a CDS encoding precorrin-2 C(20)-methyltransferase: MSENQTTGRLYGVGLGPGDPSLMTLRAAQIIAEADVIAYHCARHGRSIARSIAAPHLRPDHIEERLMYPITVETTDHPGGYRGALDDFYEQAAARLAEHLDAGRTVAVLAEGDPFFYGSYQHMHKRLAHRYPTEVVPGVTSISAAAARLGTPLCEAEEVLTVIPGTLPEEELTARLAATDSAVVMKLGRTFPAVRRAMDASGRLEEARYVERATMSGERTGELAGIDPESVPYFSVAVVPSRIANPRPVPDTGEVVVVGTGPAGPLWLTPETRRALADADELVGYTTYLDRVPVRPGQIRHGSDNKVESERAEFALDLARRGRRVAVVSGGDPGVFAMATAVLEVASQEEYQGVPVRVLPGVTAANAAAAKAGAPLGHDYAVLSLSDRLKPWDVIAERLRAAASADLVLALYNPGSRSRTWQVGKARELLLEHRAPDTPVVLGRDVGGPEESVRIVRLGDLDPAQVDMRTILLIGSSQTQVVRRGDGEEIVWTPRRYPE, from the coding sequence GTGAGCGAGAACCAGACGACCGGCCGGCTGTACGGAGTCGGGCTCGGCCCCGGCGACCCGTCCCTGATGACCCTGCGCGCCGCGCAGATCATCGCCGAGGCCGATGTGATCGCGTACCACTGTGCCCGCCACGGCCGTTCCATCGCCCGCTCCATCGCCGCCCCGCATCTGCGCCCCGACCACATCGAGGAGCGCCTGATGTACCCGATCACGGTGGAGACGACCGACCATCCCGGCGGCTACCGGGGCGCGCTCGACGACTTCTACGAACAGGCCGCGGCCCGTCTCGCCGAACACCTCGACGCCGGGCGCACGGTCGCGGTGCTCGCCGAGGGTGACCCGTTCTTCTACGGCTCCTACCAGCACATGCACAAGCGGCTCGCGCACCGCTATCCGACCGAGGTCGTCCCCGGCGTCACCTCCATCAGCGCCGCGGCCGCCCGGCTCGGTACGCCGCTGTGCGAGGCCGAGGAAGTGCTCACCGTCATTCCGGGCACGCTGCCCGAGGAGGAGCTGACCGCACGGCTCGCCGCGACCGACTCGGCGGTCGTCATGAAACTCGGCCGTACGTTCCCGGCCGTGCGCCGGGCGATGGATGCCTCCGGGCGCCTGGAGGAGGCCCGGTACGTCGAGCGCGCCACGATGAGCGGTGAGCGCACCGGTGAACTCGCCGGCATCGACCCGGAGTCGGTGCCGTACTTCTCCGTCGCCGTGGTGCCCAGCAGGATCGCCAACCCGCGTCCCGTCCCGGACACGGGCGAGGTCGTGGTCGTCGGCACCGGCCCCGCTGGTCCCCTGTGGCTCACGCCCGAGACCCGCCGCGCGCTCGCGGACGCCGACGAACTCGTCGGCTACACGACGTATCTCGACCGTGTCCCGGTCCGGCCCGGCCAGATCCGGCACGGCTCCGACAACAAGGTCGAGTCCGAGCGCGCCGAGTTCGCCCTCGATCTCGCCCGGCGGGGGCGGCGCGTCGCGGTCGTCTCGGGCGGCGACCCGGGCGTCTTCGCGATGGCGACCGCCGTCCTGGAGGTCGCCTCGCAGGAGGAGTACCAAGGCGTGCCGGTACGGGTGCTTCCGGGTGTCACCGCCGCCAACGCCGCGGCCGCCAAGGCAGGTGCGCCGCTCGGCCACGACTACGCGGTGCTCTCGCTCTCCGACCGGCTCAAGCCCTGGGACGTGATCGCCGAACGCCTGCGCGCGGCCGCCTCGGCGGACCTGGTCCTCGCGCTGTACAACCCGGGCTCGCGCAGCCGCACCTGGCAGGTGGGCAAGGCCCGTGAACTGCTCCTCGAGCACCGGGCTCCGGACACGCCGGTGGTGCTGGGGCGCGATGTGGGCGGGCCGGAGGAGAGCGTACGGATCGTGCGGCTCGGCGATCTCGACCCGGCACAGGTCGACATGCGCACGATCCTGCTGATCGGGTCGTCGCAGACCCAGGTGGTCCGGCGCGGCGACGGCGAGGAGATCGTCTGGACCCCGCGCCGCTACCCCGAGTAG
- a CDS encoding precorrin-8X methylmutase — protein sequence MSESTVFEYEKDGAEIYRRSFATIRAEADLAGLPAEVSQVAVRMIHACGMVDLVRDLAHSPDVVIRARQALRAGAPILCDAQMVASGVTRKRLPADNDVICTLSDPSVPALAAQMGTTRSAAALELWRDRLEGSVVAVGNAPTALFRLLEMIEEGAPRPAAVIGVPVGFIGAAESKDALAAHPLGLEHLVVRGRRGGSAMAAAAVNAIASEAE from the coding sequence GTGAGCGAGAGCACAGTGTTCGAGTACGAGAAGGACGGCGCGGAGATCTACCGCCGGTCCTTTGCCACCATCCGCGCCGAGGCGGACCTCGCCGGCCTGCCCGCCGAGGTCTCCCAGGTCGCGGTCCGCATGATCCACGCCTGCGGGATGGTCGATCTCGTACGCGACCTCGCCCATTCCCCGGATGTCGTGATCCGGGCCCGCCAGGCGCTGCGGGCCGGTGCGCCGATCCTGTGCGACGCGCAGATGGTCGCCAGCGGCGTCACCCGCAAGCGGCTGCCCGCGGACAACGACGTGATCTGCACCCTTTCCGACCCGTCGGTCCCCGCACTCGCCGCACAGATGGGCACCACCCGCAGCGCCGCCGCCCTCGAACTGTGGCGCGACCGCCTCGAAGGCTCCGTCGTCGCCGTCGGCAATGCGCCCACCGCCCTCTTCCGCCTCCTGGAGATGATCGAGGAGGGCGCACCCCGCCCCGCCGCCGTGATCGGCGTGCCGGTCGGCTTCATCGGCGCCGCCGAATCCAAGGACGCGCTCGCCGCCCACCCCCTGGGGCTCGAGCACCTGGTGGTGCGCGGCCGGCGCGGCGGCAGCGCCATGGCCGCCGCCGCCGTCAACGCGATCGCGAGCGAGGCGGAATAG